The following are encoded together in the Coffea arabica cultivar ET-39 chromosome 1c, Coffea Arabica ET-39 HiFi, whole genome shotgun sequence genome:
- the LOC113727129 gene encoding serine carboxypeptidase-like 51, producing MVILFAHIIRLSLVLQLSSISAHKNFSQPDFVGIGSLSFLCLIDMKKSHVVVSLLLVLLFHEGEVSAVRTQDGSEAWGYVQVRPKAHMFWWYYRSPNRIEDPQKPWPIILWLQGGPGASGVGIGNFQEVGPLDEFLKPRNSTWLQKADLLFVDHPVGTGYSFVEDTTLFVKTDVEAATDGTTLLIEVFNKNETLQKSPLYIVAESYGGKFAVTLALSALNAIQAGKLKLNLGGVALGDSWISPEDFTSSWGPLLKDVSRLDNNGLQKSDSLALQIKQQIAAGKMSEATDTWSALEGLISHYSNNVDFYNFLLDSDEDPLSLTAASVELKQEISLKRYSRYLQTLRSTPGGEADLDKLMNGPIKKKLKIIPQNLTWGEQSNQVFAALQGDFMSPRISEVDELLAKGVNVSIYNGQLDLICATKGTNAWVEKLKWDGITNFLNTDRTPLYCGGEKSTKGFTKSYRNLHFYWILKAGHFVPAEQPCVALSMIGNITQSPVASSKQIAGGCAFGREMGLRIT from the exons ATGGTCATTCTTTTTGCACATATAATCAGACTATCTTTAGTCCTTCAGCTTTCATCAATCTCTGCACATAAAAACTTTTCACAGCCTGATTTTGTGGGGATtggttctctctcttttttgtgTCTGATTGATATGAAAAAGTCCCACGTTGTTGTTTCTCTTCTTCTGGTTCTACTGTTTCATGAGGGAGAAGTCAGCGCAGTTAGAACTCAAGATGGATCCGAAGCGTGGGGCTATGTTCAAGTCAGGCCAA AGGCTCACATGTTCTGGTGGTACTACAGAAGCCCAAACAGGATTGAAGATCCACAAAAGCCTTGGCCAATAATTCTTTGGTTACAGGGTGGTCCT GGCGCTTCAGGAGTTGGAATTGGTAACTTTCAAGAGGTTGGGCCTCTAGATGAGTTCCTGAAGCCGAGAAACTCAACATGGTTGCAGAAAGCTGATCTCCTGTTTGTG GACCATCCAGTTGGGACAGGATACAGCTTTGTGGAAGACACAACATTATTTGTGAAGACTGATGTCGAGGCTGCAACTGATGGAACTACATTGTTGATTGAAGTATTCAATAAGAATGAGACCCTCCAAAAGAGTCCTCTGTATATTGTAGCAGAGTCTTATGGTGGCAAATTTGCTGTTACTCTAGCTTTATCTGCTTTAAATGCTATTCAGGCTGGAAAGTTAAAGCTAAATCTTGGAG GAGTTGCATTGGGCGATAGCTGGATCTCACCTGAAGACTTCACT TCTTCTTGGGGTCCTCTCTTGAAAGATGTCTCGAGGCTTGACAACAATGGTTTGCAAAAATCAGACAG TTTGGCTCTTCAAATCAAACAGCAAATTGCAGCTGGTAAGATGTCAGAGGCTACAGACACATGGAGCGCATTGGAAGGCTTGATTTCCCACTATAGTAACAATGTG GATTTCTACAATTTCCTCTTGGATTCAGACGAGGACCCTTTATCATTGACAGCTGCATCAGTAGAACTAAAACAGGAAATTTCTCTAAAAAGGTACTCAAGGTACCTTCAGACCTTGAGGTCCACTCCTGGAGGTGAAGCTGATCTTGATAAGTTGATGAATGGTCCGATTAAAAAGAAGTTAAAGATCATACCACAAAATCTCAC GTGGGGAGAGCAGTCCAATCAGGTTTTTGCAGCACTGCAAGGTGATTTCATGAGTCCACGGATCAGTGAG GTGGATGAACTCTTAGCAAAAGGGGTGAATGTATCTATCTACAATGGACAG CTTGATCTCATCTGCGCAACCAAGGGAACCAACGCATGGGTTGAAAAGCTCAA GTGGGATGGGATCACAAATTTCTTGAACACGGATAGAACGCCTCTGTATTGTGGAGGTGAAAAGAGCACAAAGGGTTTCACCAAGTCATACAGAAATCTACATTTCTACTGGATTCTTAAAGCTGGCCACTTT GTACCTGCTGAGCAGCCTTGTGTAGCATTATCGATGATAGGAAACATCACGCAATCACCCGTTGCTTCTTCGAA ACAAATTGCGGGGGGATGCGCATTCGGCCGGGAAATGGGCCTTCGAATTACATGA